From Roseburia hominis, the proteins below share one genomic window:
- a CDS encoding ABC transporter permease, giving the protein MKGKKINGAFAKMYRSSQYRIWMWLLGFFTMLVTYVVYRSKKGKDAFAEMKEALRGQEEMQSLKEKFYQDALVQVRKKNEYFKKTVSETEVQKQAKAIAEKNFEQLLQDKAKEKAEMQGMHEITVVSCYAGLMANPVFMIASFVLSFPMYILMILYMRPIAKYVTERLFLMIFVLFGVTWLVFTILYIAPMDAATNILGQTATQEQIDTFNHVYGLDQPYLTQLVKTFKNLITFDLGNAYQGNEPVMAAIMAKFPVTMQVTFSSMIVALLIAVPAGIISAIKPYSSFDYIAMFIALLGLSIPNFWLGLMFILEFSINLGWLPATFQPDQLVTLILPAIVVGTGMSASIARMTRSSMLEVKNSDYILTARAKGLPEKKVVLKHILGNALIPIITTVGMSFGGLMGGASVTEKVFNINGIGSYIVDKQFIPDIPVVLAGVVYISFVVSLMNLLVDILYAFIDPRIKSKMKNY; this is encoded by the coding sequence ATGAAAGGTAAAAAAATTAATGGTGCATTTGCAAAAATGTATCGCAGCTCACAGTACCGCATCTGGATGTGGCTCCTGGGCTTCTTCACAATGCTGGTAACGTATGTTGTCTACAGATCTAAAAAGGGCAAGGATGCGTTTGCAGAAATGAAGGAAGCACTGCGAGGCCAGGAAGAGATGCAAAGCCTGAAGGAAAAGTTTTATCAGGATGCTTTGGTTCAGGTGAGAAAGAAGAACGAGTATTTTAAGAAAACAGTATCTGAAACCGAGGTGCAGAAGCAGGCAAAGGCTATCGCCGAGAAGAATTTTGAACAGCTTTTGCAGGACAAAGCCAAGGAAAAAGCGGAAATGCAGGGGATGCATGAAATTACGGTAGTTTCCTGTTATGCAGGGCTTATGGCGAATCCGGTATTTATGATCGCGTCGTTTGTCTTGTCTTTCCCGATGTACATTTTGATGATACTGTATATGCGTCCCATTGCGAAGTACGTTACGGAACGATTATTCCTGATGATTTTCGTTCTTTTCGGTGTAACATGGCTGGTATTTACGATTCTTTATATTGCACCGATGGATGCGGCGACGAACATTCTGGGACAAACTGCTACACAGGAACAGATTGATACATTTAACCATGTATATGGGTTGGATCAGCCTTACCTTACGCAGCTGGTTAAAACCTTCAAGAACCTGATCACGTTTGATCTGGGCAATGCATATCAGGGAAATGAACCGGTTATGGCTGCGATTATGGCAAAATTCCCGGTTACAATGCAGGTAACTTTTTCTTCTATGATAGTTGCCTTGCTCATTGCAGTTCCGGCGGGTATTATTTCAGCAATCAAGCCGTATTCTTCATTTGACTATATTGCAATGTTCATAGCACTTTTGGGATTGTCTATTCCGAACTTCTGGCTGGGACTTATGTTTATTCTCGAGTTCTCGATTAATTTGGGATGGCTGCCTGCCACCTTCCAGCCGGATCAGTTGGTGACGCTCATCTTACCGGCAATTGTCGTCGGCACCGGTATGTCGGCGTCGATAGCGCGAATGACCCGTTCATCCATGCTGGAGGTTAAGAATTCGGATTATATCTTAACTGCCCGTGCAAAGGGGCTTCCGGAAAAGAAAGTCGTTTTAAAGCATATTTTAGGGAACGCTTTGATCCCGATTATTACGACAGTCGGTATGTCTTTTGGCGGTTTGATGGGTGGAGCATCAGTAACAGAAAAAGTTTTCAATATTAACGGTATTGGTTCCTACATTGTAGACAAACAGTTTATACCGGATATTCCGGTTGTATTAGCGGGCGTGGTCTATATTTCCTTTGTGGTATCGCTGATGAACCTGTTAGTTGATATTTTATATGCGTTTATTGATCCGCGTATTAAATCAAAGATGAAGAATTACTAG
- a CDS encoding ABC transporter ATP-binding protein has translation MEKNTVLKVKNLHVHYVTSDAAAKAVNGIDFEVKEGEALGLVGETGAGKTTTALSIMQLIPDPPGIIVDGEIDFEGKNVIYNTDKENQAMRGNGISMIFQDPMTALNPVMTVGDQLAEVVLTHEKISKAEAKKRVIDLLEIVGVKSDRYDDYPHQFSGGQKQRVVIAMSLLCNPRLLIADEPTTALDVTIQAQVLDIINNLREQYKMAMILITHDLGVVAETCDNVAIMYAGQIVEAGTVRDVYLHPKHPYTRGLFDSIPKLDDDSTELIPIEGAISNAADLPTGCYFHPRCRYCKEICKKKQPPQQGDKHKFMCHFDLFSEEGE, from the coding sequence ATGGAAAAAAATACAGTTTTAAAAGTAAAAAACCTTCATGTTCATTATGTTACCAGTGATGCTGCGGCAAAAGCGGTAAATGGTATAGATTTTGAAGTGAAAGAGGGAGAAGCGCTGGGACTTGTAGGGGAAACAGGTGCAGGAAAGACTACGACGGCTCTCTCTATCATGCAGTTGATTCCGGATCCGCCCGGGATTATAGTCGACGGTGAGATTGATTTTGAAGGTAAGAATGTAATTTATAATACGGATAAAGAAAATCAGGCAATGCGTGGAAATGGTATTTCCATGATTTTCCAGGATCCCATGACTGCGCTTAACCCGGTCATGACGGTTGGAGATCAGCTTGCGGAGGTTGTTCTTACCCATGAGAAGATCTCAAAAGCTGAGGCTAAAAAACGAGTGATTGATTTGCTGGAAATTGTTGGCGTAAAAAGTGACCGTTACGATGATTACCCGCATCAGTTTTCAGGCGGACAGAAACAGCGTGTCGTGATTGCAATGAGTCTTCTCTGTAACCCGAGACTGCTCATTGCCGACGAGCCTACAACAGCTTTGGATGTTACGATTCAGGCACAGGTGCTCGACATTATTAATAATCTGCGTGAACAGTATAAGATGGCTATGATTCTGATCACTCATGATCTGGGCGTTGTAGCTGAGACCTGTGACAATGTAGCAATCATGTATGCGGGTCAGATCGTGGAAGCGGGAACTGTGCGCGATGTGTATCTGCATCCGAAGCACCCGTATACAAGAGGACTGTTTGACTCTATCCCGAAACTGGATGATGATTCGACGGAACTGATTCCGATTGAAGGAGCAATCTCAAATGCGGCTGACCTGCCTACGGGATGTTATTTCCATCCGCGCTGCCGTTATTGCAAGGAGATCTGTAAGAAAAAACAGCCACCACAGCAGGGTGACAAGCACAAATTTATGTGTCATTTTGATTTATTTAGCGAGGAGGGAGAATAA
- a CDS encoding ABC transporter permease has product MAKKEMTKNESLHIKKVNKRKLSGSLEFTTSRLASQVTGVGVLLLALWQVVLPLIRGKEISPVMGIVTAVFGVEFILQYIIVKRIEKEVTGVTGEITNATRKLGILLIPFVVTGNFLLFIAGAMLVKKEKNLEYQLSVYSLLVNIFVILVSLLNLFKDALVDTFWLGIGFYSLYAVLNIVIIWAVNKYTFGKKPDKKFMPFAIVCLLGIALGNVFSFVLGLITIGKYRNKNEEVSVEWIDVIQRLFRNYTAVIGMFFVVFFIGISIGSNLTFDYDIAISNNFVARLAEPSLMYPFGCDDYGRCVFTRIVFGASISLIIGMISTIVPIILGGILGAVAGFYGGRRDNVIMRVMDVLNAVPSILLAIAIIAAFGVSTVNLILALSISVIPSYARTVRAQVMGIANQEFVEAAKACGAKNGTIIFKHIIPNSLAPVIVQATMGIGSAVLSTSSLSYLGIGVEAHVPEWGNVLKAGSTFLETNPYIAIFPGLAIIIIVLAFNFFGDGLRDALDPKLK; this is encoded by the coding sequence ATGGCTAAGAAAGAAATGACTAAGAATGAGAGCTTACATATTAAGAAAGTCAACAAAAGAAAATTAAGTGGCTCTCTGGAATTTACGACATCAAGACTGGCGTCCCAGGTTACCGGTGTAGGAGTGCTGCTTCTTGCATTGTGGCAGGTTGTACTTCCGCTGATAAGAGGCAAAGAGATTTCTCCGGTTATGGGGATTGTCACAGCAGTTTTTGGTGTGGAGTTCATTTTGCAGTATATTATTGTAAAAAGAATTGAAAAAGAAGTGACGGGAGTAACGGGAGAAATAACAAATGCCACAAGAAAATTGGGAATTTTATTGATTCCATTTGTTGTGACAGGAAACTTCCTTTTATTCATCGCCGGAGCAATGCTGGTAAAAAAAGAAAAAAATCTGGAATACCAGCTTTCGGTGTACTCGCTGTTAGTAAATATTTTTGTTATCCTTGTTTCGCTTCTTAATTTGTTCAAGGATGCGCTGGTGGATACTTTCTGGCTTGGAATCGGATTCTATTCACTTTATGCAGTGTTAAACATTGTCATTATCTGGGCGGTGAACAAATATACCTTTGGTAAAAAGCCGGATAAGAAGTTTATGCCGTTTGCGATCGTCTGTCTTTTGGGAATTGCTTTAGGAAATGTGTTCTCATTTGTGCTTGGACTTATCACAATCGGAAAATATCGCAATAAGAACGAAGAGGTTAGTGTGGAGTGGATCGACGTTATCCAACGTTTGTTCAGAAACTACACTGCAGTCATAGGTATGTTTTTTGTAGTATTTTTCATTGGAATTTCAATCGGCTCTAATCTTACCTTTGATTATGATATTGCAATTTCCAACAACTTTGTGGCACGGCTTGCAGAGCCAAGTCTGATGTATCCCTTTGGCTGTGATGACTATGGCCGCTGTGTGTTTACCAGAATTGTATTTGGAGCAAGTATTTCCCTGATCATCGGTATGATTTCTACGATAGTTCCGATTATTCTGGGCGGAATCTTAGGAGCGGTAGCCGGATTTTACGGTGGAAGAAGAGACAACGTGATCATGCGTGTTATGGACGTTCTTAACGCAGTGCCAAGTATTTTGCTGGCAATTGCTATTATCGCAGCGTTCGGAGTCAGCACAGTGAACCTTATTTTGGCGCTGTCTATATCTGTGATTCCCAGTTATGCGAGAACAGTACGTGCTCAGGTCATGGGAATTGCGAATCAGGAATTCGTTGAAGCGGCAAAGGCCTGCGGCGCGAAAAACGGTACGATCATATTTAAACACATTATCCCGAACTCCCTGGCTCCGGTTATTGTACAGGCTACTATGGGTATCGGTTCAGCGGTTCTTTCCACCTCGTCCCTGTCTTATCTGGGAATCGGTGTTGAGGCGCATGTGCCGGAATGGGGTAACGTATTAAAGGCTGGTTCCACCTTCCTTGAGACGAACCCATACATAGCTATTTTCCCGGGTCTCGCTATTATTATCATCGTACTTGCATTCAACTTCTTCGGCGACGGTCTTCGCGATGCGCTTGATCCGAAGCTCAAATAG
- a CDS encoding oligopeptide/dipeptide ABC transporter ATP-binding protein encodes MENQVLIETRRLKKYFPVPAGFLHAVDDVNLTINKGETLGIVGESGCGKSTLGRVILRLHEATSGDVLYDGMDINNFSADEMRHMRQNMQIIFQDPYASLNPRMTIGQIIEEPLKLHKLYKLAEERRARVEELMNLVGLPMRSYNQYPHEFDGGRRQRVVIARALSINPQFIVCDEPVSALDVSVQAQILNLLMELQKKMGLTYMFISHDLSVVKHISTNIGVMYLGQLIEKAPKNDIFNSPLHPYTIALLSAIPSTNVLEKSKKIILKGEINSPINPKIGCRFATRCPFATEKCKSENPQFVEAMPGHFVACHRWKEVADGSLSFDV; translated from the coding sequence ATGGAAAATCAGGTTTTAATAGAGACCAGACGACTGAAAAAGTATTTCCCTGTTCCGGCGGGTTTCCTTCATGCTGTAGATGATGTCAATCTTACTATTAATAAAGGAGAGACTCTGGGAATCGTAGGTGAATCAGGGTGCGGTAAGAGTACGCTGGGACGTGTCATCCTTCGTCTTCATGAAGCAACCAGTGGAGATGTGTTGTATGATGGAATGGATATTAACAATTTTTCCGCAGACGAGATGCGTCATATGCGTCAGAATATGCAGATTATTTTCCAGGACCCTTATGCATCTTTGAATCCGCGTATGACGATCGGGCAGATTATTGAAGAACCGCTTAAGCTTCATAAGCTCTATAAGTTAGCGGAAGAAAGAAGAGCAAGAGTGGAAGAACTGATGAATCTGGTAGGGCTTCCGATGCGTTCCTATAATCAGTATCCTCATGAATTTGACGGCGGCCGCCGCCAGAGAGTGGTTATTGCCCGTGCTCTTTCCATTAATCCGCAATTTATCGTCTGTGATGAGCCGGTATCTGCGCTGGATGTATCCGTGCAGGCACAGATCCTGAATCTTTTGATGGAACTTCAAAAGAAAATGGGGCTGACATATATGTTTATTTCACATGATCTGTCGGTGGTAAAACATATTTCGACGAATATCGGGGTTATGTATTTGGGACAGTTGATTGAGAAAGCACCCAAAAATGATATATTCAATTCTCCGTTGCACCCGTATACAATCGCTTTGCTGTCGGCAATCCCGTCTACGAATGTTTTGGAAAAGAGTAAAAAGATCATTTTGAAGGGTGAAATTAATTCCCCAATCAATCCAAAGATAGGCTGTCGTTTTGCAACGCGCTGCCCGTTCGCAACAGAAAAATGTAAATCTGAGAATCCTCAGTTTGTGGAGGCTATGCCGGGACATTTTGTGGCATGCCACAGATGGAAGGAAGTAGCAGATGGCAGTCTTAGCTTTGATGTATAG